The Enhydrobacter sp. sequence TCCCTCCTGGGAGCAGGCGGTGCCGCTCGTCGTGCTGTTCAGCATCGCCGCGACCTCGCTCCCCGTGGCGCAATCGGCGGGCCTTCTTTATCTCACGCACGCACGGACCACGGAGATGCTGCGGTCAAATCTGATCGATGCCTCGCTCTGTGTCGTCTCCATCCTCGCCGGTCTGCACTGGGGTGTCGACGGCGTCGCCGCCTCGCTCGCCGCGGTCGGCGTGCTCGTCCGCATGCCGCTTGCCTTCTGGCTCGCGACGCGGCGCGGCCCGGTGCCGGTCGGGGTCATCTGGCGAGCGATCGCGCCGCCTGCCACCGCCGCACTCGCGGTCGCGGTTTCGGTGGGCGCCCTGCGCGAGTTCCTGCAGGCGCCGACGGTGGCGGCGCTGGCGGCAACGGTGGCCGTCGCACTGTCGGCGATGTCGCTGGCATTGCTGGCGTGGCCCGAGACGCGGCGCGAGATCCAGGCGCTCATGTCGTCGGGCAAGCTGCTGCGGCCCTCGGCCTCGGGCTGACCGTGATCTGGCTCAGAGACGGGCGAGGCGGTCGCGGATTGCCATCGTCGTCTCCGCCGGCTCGCCGGGCGGCAGGAAGACGAAATTGTTGACATAGTCGACAAGCGGTGCGCGCTCGTGCAGCATCGCGGTCATGTCCGGCATATCGGACCGCTTCTGCAGCGCGGCGGCAGAGAAGGTTTCGATGTCGTGCAGCCGGCCGGCATGCACGTAGTAGCCGCGATAGCCGAGGCCGGCGAGGAAGGCCACGGTGCGGGCCATACCGCCGGCTGACAGGCGTTCATCGATCTCGATCAGCAAGCGAGGCCGGCACCGCCGCAGTGTAGCGACCGCCCCCTCCAGAACCGCTTGCTCATGACCTTCGACGTCGATCTTGATGAAGCCGACAGTCCCCTTGTAGAGCTCGTCGAGCCGGGCCGTACGGACCCGGATGACATCGCGCATCGCATAGCCGGTCACTGCCGACAAGGCGATGCTGGAGCCGCCGCAGACTCTCACGCCGTCGATCACGGGAATGTAGAGCTCGACCTCGCCGGCACGGTCGGAGAGGGCGATGGGTTCGACGATCACGTCGTCTGCGAATTTTGTGCGGAGCAGGCGCGCGAACTCCGGCACCGGCTCGAAGGCGACGACGCACCTTGCATGGCGCCGCATGAAATGGACGTAGCCGCCGCAGTTGGCTCCGACATCGATCGCATCCTCGTCGCCCCGGCAGAAGAGATCGACGAGCCGCATTTCGATCTCGCCGTATTTCTGAAGATAGCGCGCCTCGCGCCAATTCAGCACCGCCTGCGGAAGCAGCGCTTGCACGGCGTGCTTGGTCTTGCGGAGAGAGACACCCTCGGCCATGGCAGCAACCATGTCCTCACCCCCACATCATCTTCCACGTGCGCACCGACAGTGTAAGGTCCCGATCATCGCATAGGAGAGATCTTTCTGCCCATGCGCCGATACAGAATACGCAGACTCCGCAACCCGAACGCGGTGCACGTGACGGCCTGCGGCCCCGAGACGCGACCCCAAATCCGCTCCCAGGCGCCCGGTGCCTGGCTCCCGACCGGCCGCACGTACCCTATGCGGTGCGGGCCACCGTGCGCGTAAGGTGGCGGCGCAGCCAGCTGTTGGTCGGCTTTTCGAGCGTCCAGTAGCAAATGACGGCAACAACGATGCTCACGATGATCGTGACGACCGAGGCTGCGATTGCCTTGACGGAGTAGGTCGTCAGCGGGACCAGCGCTTCCTCGACGGCGCGCACGACATAGGGATGCAGCAAGTAGAGCGAATAGCTGGCATCGCCGATCAGGATCACGACCGGGGCGACCCTCATCCGCCCTTCCAGGGACAGGGCGGATAGGACGAGGACGAACGAGAGCGGTCCACAGACAGCCACGTCGTAGAGCTTCGAGCCGGACGTGGTCTGCAAGGCCATCAGGCCGACGGATGCCACGGCGACGCCAAGCGCGAGCACGACCGGCACCGCCTTCAGCACCGCGAGCTTCCTGGAATAAAGGTAGAAGGCGACCATGCCGGCGACGAATTCCAGAAGCCTGGGATTGCACCAGAAGCTCCACGGCAGATCCAGATGGGCCACCTGGCCCAGCAGGGACAGTCCGGTCAACATGCTGGCGCACGCTATCGGCGCATGCTTCGGCCAGACGGCGAGGCACGCCCCGAACAGGACGTAGAAGAACATCTCATAGTTGAGCGTCCATCCCAGGAAGAGGATGGGCTGAACCATTCCCGTGGCGCGCTCGTACGGAATGAACAGCAATGATTTTACGGCGGCGGTCGCGGTCACCTCGGTGGATTGCAGGAGTGCGGGAAGAGTGATCGCCACGCCGATCATTGCGGCAGTCGCCACCCAGTAGAGCGGCACGATCCTGATGAGGCGCTTGGCCAGGAAATGGTCCGGCTGCCGGTCGGCGACATAGCAGACGATGAATCCGCTGATCACGAAGAAGATGTCGACACCGAAGTAGCCGACGCCTATCAGGCGAATGTGGAAGAACAGCACGCTCAGCGCGGCGATCGCTCTCAATCCCTGAATAGTTGCCAGTCTTGCCAATGCCCCCGCCGCCCCCGAACTGCTGACCCACATAACCACGATGATCACCGCCCGGAAAGGCATTCTGCCGTGACCATGCAGTGGCCGCGGCGCGGCGGTGAAGAGCGTGAGAGGGGCGTCAAATCACATAATTATGTCACGAGAGGGCTATTCCTTCTCCCGGTCGCATCTGTGAAGAAGGATAGCAGGGTTTCCGGCGAGCATCCCGGCGATGCGCGAGCTCTGCGGGCTGGTCGACGCATCGGGTCGGTCGAGAGCAGCGAGGGAGAGTCTTGTGGACCGGAACAGACGCGGTTTTGTCGGCGGAGCATCGGCGATTGCGCTGCTCGCGGGTTCGTCCGCCGCGCTGGCGCAGCAGAAGAACTCTGTCGCCGCCGATGCGGCAGCCCGGCCGAAAGCGGGCATGGCAAAACCGACCTCACGCGCTGAGCTGTCGGCCATCCTGCAGGCTGCGGCCGACTCGCAGACCGTCGCGG is a genomic window containing:
- a CDS encoding acyltransferase; its protein translation is MRAIAALSVLFFHIRLIGVGYFGVDIFFVISGFIVCYVADRQPDHFLAKRLIRIVPLYWVATAAMIGVAITLPALLQSTEVTATAAVKSLLFIPYERATGMVQPILFLGWTLNYEMFFYVLFGACLAVWPKHAPIACASMLTGLSLLGQVAHLDLPWSFWCNPRLLEFVAGMVAFYLYSRKLAVLKAVPVVLALGVAVASVGLMALQTTSGSKLYDVAVCGPLSFVLVLSALSLEGRMRVAPVVILIGDASYSLYLLHPYVVRAVEEALVPLTTYSVKAIAASVVTIIVSIVVAVICYWTLEKPTNSWLRRHLTRTVARTA
- a CDS encoding FkbM family methyltransferase, whose protein sequence is MVAAMAEGVSLRKTKHAVQALLPQAVLNWREARYLQKYGEIEMRLVDLFCRGDEDAIDVGANCGGYVHFMRRHARCVVAFEPVPEFARLLRTKFADDVIVEPIALSDRAGEVELYIPVIDGVRVCGGSSIALSAVTGYAMRDVIRVRTARLDELYKGTVGFIKIDVEGHEQAVLEGAVATLRRCRPRLLIEIDERLSAGGMARTVAFLAGLGYRGYYVHAGRLHDIETFSAAALQKRSDMPDMTAMLHERAPLVDYVNNFVFLPPGEPAETTMAIRDRLARL